In Ursus arctos isolate Adak ecotype North America unplaced genomic scaffold, UrsArc2.0 scaffold_2, whole genome shotgun sequence, the genomic stretch ttGGCgaccacctgtttgttctctgcagttaagagtctattttttgtttgtctccttttttctttgtttggtcTGTTGCTTgatttccacatatgaatgaaatcatatggtatttgtctttctctcttatttcacttagcgtaatagactctagacccatccatgttgttgtaaatggcaagatttcattctcttttatgtctAATATTccattagatagatagatgatagatgatagatagatagatagatagatagacagatatctcacctcttatttatccattgatccatcagtggacacttgggttgtttccatagtttggctcttgtaaatgattcttcaataaacatagaggtgcatatatcttttcaaatagtgttttcatattctcgggtaaatagtagtggaattgctgatTCATATGGTAATTCAATTGTTAGTTTTTGacaaacctccatactgtcttccacagtttgcaccagtttgcattcccaccgataGTGCacgatggtttttttttttccatatccttgtcaacacttgttgtttcttatgtttttaattgtagccattctgacaggtgtgaggtgatatctcgttatggttttgatttgcgcttctctgatgctgagtggtgttgagcatctttttgtctgtctgttggccgtctgtgtgtctgctttggagaagtatctgttcacgtcttctgtccatttttaattggattgttagGGGGTTTTACGTGTTAAGgtgtatatgttctttatattttggatactaactgaATATCcaatacatcatttgcaaatatcttctcctattttgtgggttttgttgtcttttagttttgttgatcatttcctttgctctgcaggagtttttattttgatttagtctcaatagtttatttttgcttttgtttcccttgtctcaggaggcatagctagaaaaatgttgctaaggccagtatcagagaaattactgcctgtgctcttttctaggatttttatgcttttgggtctcacatttaggtctttaatccattttatttttgtgtatggtgtaagaaagtggtccagtttcattcttttagatgtggctgtccagttttctcaataccatttgttgaagagaccatctttttctcattggatattctttcctgatttgttgaaaattatttgagtatatacttgtttctgggttttctgttctcttccattgatctacgtgtctatttttgtgtcagtatcgtactgttttggttactacagctttgaagtatatcttgaagtctgggattgtgatacctccagttctattcttctttttcaagactgctttgtctatttggggtcttttgtggttccatacaaattttaagatttgttctagttctgtggaaaatgctgttggtattttgacagggattgcattagatGTGTAGATTGCTTGAGGCGGTACAGACACTTGAACAgtgtttgttcttccagtccgtgagcatgaaatgtctttccatttgtttgtcgtcttcaatttcattcattaatgcttcctagttttcagagtacaggtctttcacctccttggttaagtttattcctgggtattttattatttttggtgcaattgtaaacgggattgttttcttactttcccttttgctccttcattattagtgtatagaaatgcaatggatgtctgtatattaattttgtatcctgcaaccttactgaactcatttatcagttctagtagttttttggtggagtctttagggttttctatatatagtataatgtcatctgcaaacagtgaaagttttacttcttccttaccaatttggatgccttttatttctttttttctctgattgcTGTAGCTGGATTTCCACtgttatgttgaataaaagtggtaagagtggacatctttgtcttgtccctgatcttagggagaaagctctcagtttttcaccagactatgatgttagctgtgggtttttcatatatggcccttattatgttgaggtatggtccctctaaacctactttgtcgAGGGTTGTTACgatgaaaggatgttgtactttgtcaaatgctttttctgcatctattgaaatgatcatatgatttttatcttttattgatGAGATGTataacattgattgatttgtgaatattgaaccacccttgcatcccggggataaatcccacttcatcacggtgaattatttttttaaagtattgttggatttggtttgctaatattatgTTGAAGATTCTGGCATCTATAGTAATCGgaaatattggcctatagttATCTTTTTTGTGCTGTCTTTACCTAGTTTTGTattagggtaatactggcctcatagaatgaatttggaagcattccttcctcttctgttttttggaataatttgagaagaatatgtattaattctttaaatgtttggtagaattcacctgtgaagccaacTAGTCCTACACTTTTGTTTGTGGAGAGttttttgatttctgattcaatttcattgctggtaattggtctgttcaaattttctatttcttcctgattcattttGTGATGTTGTATGTCTCTAGGCATATGACATAAAATTTTTcatcatattattttataatcctttgtattctGTGGTGTCAGCTgttatttctcccttttgtttctgattttgtttatttgggtctcctcgctgtctctctccctctccctttgatgAGTCTGACtgaagatttattaattttgttgaaaatttcatagaactagctcctggtttcactgatctgttctatttttttaaattcttatttcatttatttttgctctaacctttattatctccttccactggtttggggttttgtttgttgttctttttctagttcctttaggtgtaagtttcggttgcttcagatttttcttgcttctggaggtaggcctgtattgctataaatttccttcttaaaacagctttgctgtatcccaaagattttggaccattgtgttttcattttcatttgtctccatgcatTGTCTCCATGCATTGTCTCTGAtctcttggttgacccattcattatttagtaacatgttatttaaccttcatgtatttatgttctttctagactctttcttgtggttgatttctagttttataacattgtggtcagaaaagatgtatagtatgactttgatcttttttaatttattgagacttgttttatgccCTAAtgtgtgatcttttctggagaatgttccatgtgttttaggatggaatgttctaaatatattattaaatccatctggtccaatgtgtcattcaaagccactgtttccttgacGATTTTGTTTGGATGATCGATCCACTGATGTGTGTTGGATGTTAAAGCcccctactactattgtattactatcgattacttcttttatatttgttattagcttctttatgtatttgggtcctcccatgttggtgcataaatatttacaatttctctatcttcttttttttttttttttaagattttatttatttgacagagagagagacagccagcgagagagggaacacaagcatggggagtgggagtggaggaagcacgctcccagcggaggagcccaatgtggggctcaatcccagaacgccgggatcacaccctgagccaaaggcagtcgcttaacgactgagccacccaggcgccccaacaattgcTCTATCTTCTCATTGGAttattccctttatgattatgtaatgtccttgtctcttgttacagtctttattttaaagtctattttttctgatataagtatgctactctggctttcttttcagttccatttgcatgataaatgtctttccatccctttactttcaatttgcatgtgtctgtaggtctgaaatgagtatcttgtaggcagcatatagatgggtcttactTTTTGTATCCTTTCTGTCACCCTGTctttaattggagcatttagcccatttacattcattgtaattattgataggtagtACTTATTGCCAGTTTGTTGCTTGTTTTATGATTGctttgtagttcttttctgttcctttcttctcttgcccccttctctcatggtttgctggctcCTTAGTGTTAtatttggattcttttctctttatttttgcatatctattactgctTTTTCATTTGTGGTTTATATATAACAAAGAATGCTTACAGAagtctatattaagttaatgGTCACCTAAGTTTGAGCCCATTctaaaaacactaattttttaCTCCTCTCCTTCCATCCCACATTTTAGGTGTATGGGTATatttaaatccttttattttgtgaatcccttgactaattctatagatatacttatttttactgattttttgcttcctttttttcttactcttacttacggtctttcctttccactcagagttgcctttaacatttcttgtagggctggtttagcgTCATTAATTCCTTTAACTTTGTTCCAAACCAGCCAGGAAACAATGGCAATTAGTCATTGGTCCCACAGACTATCCCTAGATCTGGTTGAACAAATCTTTCACTGACATAGAGTTCCCGTGTTGCCCCCTGAGCAAAATAGAGTTCTCTAACAGGTTTTGTGCAATTGCTCAATCTTTTCAAGGTAATGTCTTATACTTCTACTAAACAGGATTGGAAATGACTGTTAAGGAAATAAGAATTTGACTGCTTTGAGTCCAGCTTTGCAGTGAATGGGAATATGTTGTAGTAAAGAAATGAACGTTACTTATTTGAAGTACTCCTTCAGACTCTTACGTTATTGCAGATGCGAGCACATGTCAACTCGAGGTGGTTCATCTTCCAAAAGAACATGGAGAGATTTCTTCATACTGTTATGCCATCCACCTTTATCCCTCTCTATACCATGGTAAGGTCTGGATTTAAGAcatcttctcattttattcttccgTTTAGCCATTAGCCATTAAAGAATCACAAGAATGCTTTTTAAACTTCCTTTCAGGTCACCTTTTCCAGAATAAGATACCACGAGGCAGTGCTACGCTGGCATTGGCAGAAAAAGGTCAGAACAAATTGAAGTTCATAGAGTTATCGTTAGGATTCTTcaggaaaattcagaaatgatGTGACAGACACCAAATGTTTGCTTCCAAATAAAAACTGTCTTGGGTATACAGAGGATAAAGTGCATAATGAACAAAGTACAAAAAGGGAGAATgaaagagtgagcaagcaagagggagacagagagagagagagagagagagattctgaagggaagaaattaaaaaaagaaactgatgctagtattttttttaagattttatttatttagagagagagagagagcacaagtgtgggaaggagctgagctcagagcctgatgcagggcttgattccacaaccctgagatcgtaacctgagccaaaatcaagagtcagatgcttaaccaactgaaccacccaggcgcccctgatgctagtatttctaaactttttactttattttagcaatgtgatttttttacttttatttagcaATTGACTTTTGCTTCATGCAATATTCTTATGGGTTTAATTTGTAAAATTGGACAGAATTGAATCACTTATAAAACATAATCTAATTCCAATGTAATGCCCTAACTTGTTCACTTTGGGCAGTTGATCCAGAGATGCCAGTAAATAGACATTCAGATTCCTGATCTTTGACTTTGGAAATCTAACAactttattcattcagcaaatcattttatttaatgtctaGAGACTGAGCTGGGCATGGTGATGAATAGGCAGCAGCCCCTCTCCTCGTGTAGCTCAGAGGCTGGTGGGTGGACTGACCGCTGTGTGGAAAGGCCCAGCTGCCTTGGAGAAGAATGGGAGTGGCCAGGGTGGGTGGGGCTCGGTGGGCCTGGAAGGCAGCCCTAATGTGTGAGAATGGCCATAGGTGTAGCTGGAATGGTGAGAAGGACCTCAAGGACACTTAGTGCCACCAAACCAATCACTCTTCTCATGGAGACTGTACAGGGTCTGAGCATGACTGAATCATTTGTGGCTTCAGCACAGTACTCTTCTAAGATAGCATTTATAACTCTTTTCCtaaaccctgtgtgtgtgtgtgtgtgtatggctaTACAAAGGCAGACTAAGAATTCATTATACAGAACACATGGATTTGGTTATttctgggaagggaaagaggacagagacagaggagggaAGCTCCAAATTCCTGACCTTACCAGCCATTGTAGGTCTTGAGTAGTGGTCATGCAATGAAATTGCTGTCTTAGGTTAAAGAACAAAGACGACATTGTGTATTTCTTGGTTGTTCAAGAATGAAGTCTTTTCAGATCTTTATCTCTGGACAAATAAAGTGAGACTTCTTGCTGTTTTTACAGGTGATAAACAAAGGACTCTTTTTCTTTGGAGCACTGATAGCCATTGGTAGTACCTACGTATTTATGTGCTCCATGTCACTGAGACCCCTGCACTACTTCAGAAGACCATGGGACTGGCTGACTTACTTCCACAAGACAGGACATGCGTCCCTGCAAACTCCATGGAGTCACTAGAAAAAATTCCCAATGTCATTAGCAGGTAATATAAAGATTCTGAAGTGGCAAATGGATTTCTTTGTAACTAAAAGTAAGGATCAAAACCATGTTTCCATCGTCATATTTAATTCACTAGTGAAAAATACATGTCAGCTTCCAGTTAAATTCAGTATAGAATTTCTCTGTGTGTTCATTGTGATTATTGGGGGGAAAAACCCAACCACAAACTACCAGTTTAAGTTGCAAAACACAGCTTTCCCACAACACTACGCATAGGTGTGGTCATTCTAAATATAAAAGTGCAATGACTAAGATCTCTTTCACTTCTCAAAAAGTAAAGCACCAAAGGCCTCAAGGAAGACACCAATCACATCTTCTCTTTCAAGGACATAGTTAAGGTCACAATAGGACTGACTTGTAACACCCAGGACCAAAAACTATGATTTGCCTAACATGTTAAGTATACTTTTGATCACCTGGTTGGAGCTCATGCAACACAGAGAGCTCAGTGTCACTTACTAAAACTGGAAGTACGAATGAGGAATTTGGGGCACTCTCGAGAGTTACAAAATGAACTAATTTTACTACACAGTCTTCAAAGGTCAGTATTGCCTTTTGAAGATTAACAAACGGGGGGCTATTAATGCCATACTAAGTGAAGAATAAGAAGagttttatttacaaattaaacATCGATATATACAACAGAGTGGAAAGGAAATAGGGAAGACAGTTTTCATAGAAATTATTCCATTTGAGACTCTCAAGAAGCAGTTTACTAACGAGTGATAAACTtgattttgaaaagttcttttaGTGAAAGCATTTCCATTGGTTCTTCCTTCTTCAGTAGACCAACTGAAACACTCAGAAGTCTTTCAAACACGGCCAACCGTGAAGATGCTACACCAGTAGGACAGTCATCGAAGAAATAAAAACGAGgcgataaaataaaatgattccgTTTCTGTTTTAGTCAAAGAAATCCTGAGTTCTAATGAGCTGTGTTCAGTCTAAACAATGACTTGTGGGAAATGGCATCTTCACTAACACTGACCAGTGATTACCCAGTAGactgaaaagcagaaaagacTGAATAATACAGTTTATGAGTACAGTTTTACACTTACTTTCATCCCCTTCAAATGtaggtttgtttcattttttgttggAAACTCCTTTTCTAAACCCAAAACTCTTGGCAAGATTGTGGCAAATTGTCAAGAAGAAAAGATAATCTTGCCAAGATTATGTTTGAAATGAAACAGATGGAAATACCCATCTGCCATCAACACTTCCTTTCCATGTACATCTTCTGCTAACGCAGGATTCTCTGGCCTCCAAGAGTACTTGGAAACTCACCACCTGTCCTTTGCTGGGCTGCTTTTTAATGTTCGTTCCTTTTGGACCTTAGCAGCACCTCCATCTCGAAGCTCCTTTTTCATACCGCATGTACAGCAAATCTTTTATTTCAGAGGAAGCCAGGgtgctgattttctttttcacccTGGAATTGTGTCTTTGATAAATTTGGTCAAACATAGGATGTGACCGTGATTAGGGTCCAACACTACAGAAAATCTGAGATTTCCTAGTGACTCCACACGTGCATGATACAAAGCTAGTTTTACAGCTAGTTTTGAGCTGTGAATACAGTGAAGTATATGTGAGAAACAAGTATTAtgtgctttggaaaatagtgtcacttaaaaaaatatatttgaaatgaaaatttccaaCATGTTAGAAGTTGATGGTGCCAGATGCCCATCTTGTGCCATAAGTGGTTTCTCGTTATGGAAAAAGCACCCATTGAATTAAAACAATCGTCTTGCTCAGTTGCTTCCAGAGGCCAGAAAACAAATGGGCAAttcagatttcctgctgagccaCAAAAGTTCTGTTGCTATTgtgggagcccagggcaggctgCCCTAAAATATGCCACAGTTTGAATGAAACttaagaaacagcaagtgcaaaaaGGACAGTCTgaccttcccccccgccccccgcaaaaGCAGAAAATCTCTCGCGTGAAAAGTACCTCCCTAAACCAGGGGTAGAGAGACATTTGTATCATCAAAGAATTGAGGGCTGAAAAACCTACATAAGCATATCTTGTTACTTTTACTAAATTACTACTCAGCCCAAGTCCTGTTTGGAATTATTTACCGATGAAGCTCCCAAACATGAGCTTTCTTGTCCTGTCAGTTCCTTACGGATTcatgtctctttgtctaaaatgtatGAAAGCTGCATGCCTTGctcatttctttgggtctcatttttattattggaCCTCCATGAACAAAGAATTAAACTTTTGgttttttctctcctgttaatctgtctcatgtcaatttaattcctACACCAGGCGGAAGAAGCTTTTAAGGCGGAGGAAAGGTTTTCCTCCCCAAAGAATTACACAGAATGAGGATTCCAAAACGGTCCTTATAATGGAAGTTTAGAAGTGGTTTCCAGTATAAGGCCTCATCTTTCATTACCATTACTCCTTCCTATAAAGGACGAACTTGGATTACATCAACCTTTGACACACTGGTTTTGTCACTGTCCTCGACTGACAGTGACTCATCACTggtgatgataaaaataatggaagaagAATTAAAAGTCACTTTTTTCTTTGGCCTGTCCCCATCTTTTTGTGACATCACAATGGGTCTGATCTGCATTTCACTCCCACTGGCTGGTAGGTCCTTAGCAGGCCTCTGGCATCTCAGCAGTCGGAAACATAGCAGTTGCAAAAGGGATCTTCGGAACtgggcagagagaaaataaagttgaatatCAAGTAAAAATTTGGCCCTTAATCTGGATTAACATTCAATAAAATTAGTTGAGTTTAATTTTGGTTGCTCTTTTTTATTCGTTagctggggtgggtgtggggttgGGTGGTAATGCTCATGTGTACCTAAATAATCCTagagttttatgttttttattattataattctcATTAACAGAATCATATAGGACTGTTACAATACCTTATCATCTCCATGGATCCACATAGCACGCGCCTTCTATGAGGGCAGCTAAATCTGTTTCTTTAAGGAATTTGAACAttaattcattccacaaatattcagGGAGCTCCTGCAAGGTGACCGCCACTGTGCTACCCTTTGGGGATATTGTGGGCAGCAAAGACTGACAAGGCCCTTTCTGCAGAGTTTACAGTTGGCTATACTTGCTAATGTTCCTTTGGTTACATAAAGAATTGTTTTCTATCAAGATTACAAACCATTTGGAGGAAATTACAACAGCAGAGTGTGCTGGTGTTCACCAGTACCCATGACCCTCCCCTGTCCTGGGCACAACACTGAACCAGAGTTCTCAGCTCCCTCTCAGGggctcctccctgctcttccctcctACAAGCCCTCAGAGGTCAAGTCTGAAGATGATAACATCACAACGTGAAGGAACCTAAATTACTACAGAACTGCATGGGACAgatcccccaccctccagcaaATGCAGTGGACTGTGGACCAGGGCCTAAATGAGCAAAaccttggagcacctgggtgactcagccagttgagcttctgactccCGGCTTTGGCTCGGGCtctgatctcagggccttgaCATCAAGCCCCGcgagggggggggggtctgcactcagcagggagtctgcttgagattctttccctctgcccctccccccactcatgtgctcctgtgtgctctctttctctctctaaaataaataaataaatctttaaaaaaaaatcagaaaaaccttTTTCTTGTTAATGCACTGAAATGGTTTGGAGTTGTTAAAATAGTCTATCGTGACCAATAAAGCATATAAATAAGAAGTTAATTTAacttttatctcctttgttcagagcaaaataaaagtttaatacaTGGGCTTTCCCAGATCAGGAAATAGCAAtgaaaggggcgcctgagtggctcagtccttaagtgtctgccttcggctcagggcgtgatcctggcgttctgggatcgagccccgtgtcaggctcctctgctgggagcctgcttcttcctctcccactccccctgcttgtgttccctctctcgctggctgtctctctttctgtcaaataaataaataaaatctttaaaaaaaaaaaaaggaaagagcaatgaaaaatataatagcCAGCTACATTGATTTGTCTTCTTTAAACCTCACTTATATACAAGTTAGCACTGAGTTTAtacccacatttaaaaatatttgcttgagACTATCTATTCATCATACTAGTGTTTGCTATATCAGGTTAAGTGCTAAAGATACATTATTATAAGGGTTAAAGTATGCCAAAATATGTTCTCCCATGTAAATGGTAAGCCCCGTGAGGATAAGGAccattggtttatttgtttgttcttgtttgttAGTTTATTGTGTCTTTTAGACTTCCTGTTTAAAGTGTGCTCCTGAGAAACAGAATCTTGGGCACCCGGACATACCAAATCTGAATAtgcactttgtttttttaacagtctCTCTTGGTGTGtgtatgcacattaaagttttgAAAGAACTGACATATGGCCCACTGGCccagagaaagaacacaaaaaaaaaacctcttaagtaatatattttaaatgtaatgatCTGCCTGTTGAAGTGGTAGTTCTTAAAATATGAAGGCCTTACCCTTCCTCAGAAAATTAGTTATAAACTATCTTGTTAGAAAAATTCACATGTGCATATTCTTAAAAAGTTTTGTGACTAATTTCAGGGGTTCTCATGGCTCTCCGGAAACCAATTCAAGtaattttcagattttaagaACTCCAACTTAAAATTCTCAGggtttaagtaaataaatgaaggcATCATGAAAGAGAAAGTAAGACCATCAGTGAATAGAGATCGAAGCCATATGAAAGTAAGAAGAGGGATATTAGGAGTGAACACTGTAAGATTAATTGAAAAAATGCTCTCCTCTTCCAAACTATGGAGCATTAGTAGCCAGAGTAGTTATCATTGCCTGTTATTAGTGTGACCTGTTACTTTAAAATTccaggggaggggctcctgggtggcccagtctgtGGAGCGCCTGACTCTGGGtctggctcaggccgtgatctcagggttgtgagactgagccttgaGCTGGGCTCGACACTCAGAGggcagagtccgcttgagattctccctccctctcctctgcccctccctctcccttgtgttctctctctcactcgctctctcaaataaataaataaatattttaaaaataaaaataaaaaaatcccagTGGAATAATTAGCCATTATTTATAACTTAAATCCTTTGTAACTTAGAGGCTTAGTTTCGTATTTCACAGCAATCATAAAGGGGGCTCTCATAGTCATGACTGACAATCATCAAGTCAAAACCTTTCTACCACAAAAACAGATAATAAGCTTCCCATTAGCTCTAGAGGACTTTCTGGAACCAAATTAATTTGAGCTACACAGTGGTCGCAGCATGTGAATAATGGTTCCTGTAACCCTAAGTGGGGAGCCATGAGCAGGGACTTCGGTATTCAAGCAAACCAGATTAGAATCCGGGCACCGACAATTCCTGGACAGGGCAAGTCATTCAGCTCTTTTGAACTTGTGTTATAATTcgtaaataaagtaaaaaatcatATTAGTGCCTATCTCTTGGTGTTTTGAAAGATAATGGGTATAACCTCCACAGTACAGTAAGAATTTAAAGTAAATCATTAACTTTgtggctattattattactagacATAAGATTTTTCTTgatgaattaaatattaattttaatagaattttactTAACAAGATCTTTTGGTAGCTCTtagaattgttattattttctttgggaaTATCTTACATTTATCCTGAACCCTTTTCCTGTAAAATTCTTGATTTAGGTTCTTATCATTGAAGCTGTCCTGAATAATCTCTATAAAAGTAGTCAATTTTCCAACAAGCACATCTACATGGTGAAAGCAATGTGTTTACTACCACACCTACCTTTCTGATCATGATGATGTAAACAACAGGATTATACACAGTGCTCGATTTCGCAAAGAGATATGAAACAACAGATACCGCTGGAGTGACCAGGTGTCCGTAACCATTAACCATCAGGAAACAGAGCACAATACAAGGCATCCAAAAGGTGAGGAAGATAACTATCA encodes the following:
- the LOC113246848 gene encoding opsin-3, translated to MLRCVEDLQTIQVIKILRYEKKVAKMCFLMIVIFLTFWMPCIVLCFLMVNGYGHLVTPAVSVVSYLFAKSSTVYNPVVYIIMIRKFRRSLLQLLCFRLLRCQRPAKDLPASGSEMQIRPIVMSQKDGDRPKKKVTFNSSSIIFIITSDESLSVEDSDKTSVSKVDVIQVRPL